In one Paraburkholderia azotifigens genomic region, the following are encoded:
- a CDS encoding precorrin-8X methylmutase: protein MPDYIRDGQEIYRQSFATIRAEADLSRIPADLEKLAVRVIHACGMVDIVGDLRFSDGAGHAGRNALANGAPILCDARMVAEGITRARLPADNAVICTLADPSVPALARELGNTRSAAALELWRPHLEGSVVVIGNAPTSLFYLLDMLDGGAPRPALILGFPVGFIGAAESKAMLAADSRGVPFVAVQGRRGGSAMAAAAVNALASEVE from the coding sequence ATGCCTGACTACATTCGCGACGGACAAGAAATCTATCGCCAGTCGTTCGCGACCATACGCGCGGAAGCGGACCTCTCGCGCATTCCCGCCGACCTCGAAAAGCTCGCCGTGCGCGTGATTCACGCGTGCGGAATGGTCGACATCGTCGGCGATCTGCGCTTTTCGGACGGCGCGGGCCACGCGGGGCGGAACGCGCTTGCGAACGGCGCGCCGATTCTCTGCGACGCGCGCATGGTCGCCGAAGGCATCACGCGCGCGCGGCTGCCCGCCGACAACGCCGTGATCTGCACGCTCGCCGATCCGTCCGTGCCCGCGCTCGCGCGCGAACTCGGCAACACGCGCTCGGCCGCCGCACTCGAACTGTGGCGTCCGCACCTGGAAGGCAGCGTCGTCGTGATCGGCAATGCGCCGACCTCGCTGTTCTATCTGCTCGACATGCTCGACGGCGGCGCGCCGCGCCCCGCGCTGATTCTCGGCTTTCCCGTCGGCTTCATCGGCGCGGCGGAATCGAAGGCGATGCTCGCGGCCGACAGCCGCGGCGTGCCCTTCGTCGCCGTGCAGGGACGGCGCGGCGGCAGCGCGATGGCGGCAGCCGCAGTGAACGCGCTCGCCTCGGAGGTCGAATGA
- a CDS encoding precorrin-2 C(20)-methyltransferase produces the protein MAGQNLARGRLYGLGVGPGDPELITMKALRLLKSAHVVAYFVAKGKKGNAFSIIESHLSAGQEQLPLVYPVTTEALEPPLSYEAIIADFYDTAAEVVAQHLDAGRDVAVICEGDPFFYGSYMYLHDRLANRLAPRFDAEVVPGVCSMLGGVAVLGQPLVYRNQTLSVLSGVLPEDELKRRLAAADAAVVMKLGRNFDKVRRVLDELGLAERALYVERATMANQRIVPLADVDPMASPYFSLLVVPGEKWQG, from the coding sequence ATGGCCGGACAGAACCTCGCGCGCGGACGGCTTTACGGACTCGGCGTCGGTCCCGGCGACCCCGAGCTGATCACCATGAAGGCGCTGCGGCTGCTGAAGTCGGCGCACGTGGTGGCGTACTTCGTCGCAAAGGGCAAGAAAGGCAACGCGTTCTCGATCATCGAGTCGCATCTGTCCGCCGGACAGGAACAGTTGCCGCTCGTCTATCCCGTCACGACGGAAGCGCTCGAGCCGCCGCTCTCGTACGAAGCGATCATCGCCGACTTCTACGACACAGCCGCCGAAGTGGTCGCGCAGCATCTCGACGCGGGCCGCGACGTCGCCGTGATCTGCGAAGGCGATCCGTTCTTCTACGGCTCGTACATGTATCTGCACGACCGGCTCGCGAACCGGCTCGCGCCGCGTTTCGACGCGGAAGTCGTGCCCGGTGTGTGCTCGATGCTCGGCGGCGTGGCCGTGCTCGGCCAGCCGCTCGTGTATCGGAACCAGACCTTGTCGGTGCTGTCGGGCGTGCTCCCCGAAGACGAACTCAAGCGGCGTCTCGCCGCTGCCGACGCCGCCGTCGTGATGAAGCTCGGCCGCAACTTCGACAAGGTGCGCCGCGTCCTCGACGAACTCGGGCTCGCGGAACGCGCGTTGTATGTCGAACGCGCGACGATGGCGAACCAGCGCATCGTGCCGCTCGCCGACGTCGATCCCATGGCGTCGCCCTACTTCTCGCTGCTCGTCGTGCCGGGGGAAAAATGGCAAGGATGA
- the cobJ gene encoding precorrin-3B C(17)-methyltransferase, translating into MARMTAPPAIVILGVGAVATARRVQKVFEGATIHGLQGRIPAADADVAYTELSAHLRGLYASGTPVVALCAAGIVIRCVAPLLSNKGVEPPVLAVAEDGSAVVPLLGGLSGANAMAREIGAALDVPPAITTSGELRFGACVLNPPDGYALASIDQGKRFVSDLLAGEATRIEGDAPWLDGVQLPRANDARRTIRVTPLAWSGATDELVIHPRSVVAAIDETATGDGLPERLLDAMRARGLAEQSLAVLLAPASRTGDPVLHDAAQALQVALRFTADSDAGNNAAQMLRASLHVPHTPFDAHANASVAFAAAHAPLDPATVGRARGKLSVIGLGPGAASLMAPAARAALTQATDILGYETYVNMAGPFRADQRVHGTDNREEMQRARHAFELASAGRHVAMVSSGDPGVFAMAAAVLEALDEAQAQTHYAAWSAVELEIVPGVSAAFATAAQAGAPLGHDFCVLSLSDNLKPWSVIETRLRHAAEADLVMAFYNPISRARPWQLDKALDIVRDFRAPSTVVVLGRDIGRPGATLKTTTLADLKSADVDMRTMVIIGSSATRAFCAAGGREWVYTPRWYG; encoded by the coding sequence ATGGCAAGGATGACGGCGCCGCCCGCGATCGTGATACTCGGCGTCGGCGCGGTCGCGACCGCCCGGCGCGTGCAGAAGGTTTTCGAAGGCGCGACGATTCACGGGCTGCAAGGGCGCATCCCCGCCGCCGACGCAGACGTCGCGTACACCGAACTGAGCGCGCATCTGCGCGGGTTGTACGCGAGCGGCACGCCTGTCGTCGCGTTGTGCGCGGCGGGCATCGTGATCCGCTGCGTCGCGCCGCTGCTGTCGAACAAGGGCGTCGAGCCGCCCGTGCTCGCCGTCGCGGAGGACGGCAGCGCCGTCGTGCCGCTGCTCGGCGGGCTGTCCGGCGCAAACGCGATGGCGCGCGAAATCGGCGCCGCGCTCGACGTGCCGCCCGCGATCACGACGAGCGGGGAACTGCGCTTCGGCGCGTGCGTGCTGAATCCGCCCGACGGCTATGCGCTCGCGAGCATCGATCAGGGCAAGCGCTTCGTGTCCGATCTGCTCGCGGGCGAGGCGACGCGCATCGAAGGCGACGCGCCGTGGCTCGACGGCGTGCAGTTGCCGCGTGCCAACGACGCCCGTCGCACGATCCGCGTGACACCGCTTGCATGGAGCGGCGCAACGGACGAACTGGTGATTCATCCGCGCAGCGTGGTTGCCGCGATCGACGAGACGGCCACGGGAGACGGGTTGCCCGAACGCCTGCTCGACGCGATGCGCGCGCGAGGGCTGGCGGAGCAATCGCTGGCGGTCCTGCTCGCGCCTGCCTCGCGGACCGGCGATCCCGTTCTTCACGACGCCGCCCAGGCGCTTCAGGTCGCGCTGCGCTTCACAGCAGACAGCGACGCCGGGAACAACGCCGCACAGATGCTTCGCGCAAGCTTGCACGTGCCGCACACGCCGTTCGATGCGCACGCCAATGCATCCGTCGCGTTCGCCGCCGCCCATGCGCCGCTCGATCCCGCCACCGTGGGTCGTGCGCGCGGCAAGCTGAGTGTGATCGGACTCGGTCCCGGCGCTGCGTCGCTGATGGCGCCCGCCGCGCGTGCCGCGCTGACGCAGGCCACCGACATCCTCGGTTACGAAACCTACGTGAACATGGCGGGCCCATTCCGGGCGGATCAGCGCGTGCATGGCACCGACAATCGCGAGGAAATGCAGCGCGCCCGCCATGCATTCGAACTGGCGAGCGCGGGGCGTCACGTCGCGATGGTGTCGTCGGGCGATCCGGGCGTGTTCGCGATGGCGGCCGCCGTGCTCGAAGCACTCGACGAGGCCCAGGCGCAGACGCACTACGCGGCGTGGTCCGCCGTCGAACTGGAGATCGTGCCGGGCGTGTCGGCTGCATTCGCGACGGCGGCGCAGGCGGGCGCGCCGCTCGGCCATGATTTCTGCGTGCTGTCGCTGTCGGACAACCTGAAGCCGTGGTCCGTCATCGAAACGCGGCTGCGGCACGCGGCCGAAGCCGATCTGGTGATGGCCTTCTATAACCCGATTTCGCGCGCCCGCCCCTGGCAACTCGACAAGGCGCTCGATATCGTGCGCGATTTTCGTGCACCGTCGACCGTGGTCGTACTGGGCCGCGATATCGGCCGCCCCGGCGCGACATTAAAAACGACGACGCTCGCCGACCTGAAATCCGCCGACGTCGATATGCGCACGATGGTGATAATCGGCTCGTCGGCCACGCGCGCGTTCTGCGCCGCCGGGGGCCGCGAGTGGGTTTATACGCCGCGCTGGTACGGATAA
- a CDS encoding flagellar brake protein — MQTSEAAVDTGAGAPTESRQLSPDAVPVGAPLAFPIVDSDGTLLFERGAVVIGAEEHRFLFQHFRPQRGDLSPASEDGSADALSTVKPAEPDSLTLKEMHLTIGALIGVRSQVGMGAPMHPSRIIGFAPNESLFVTPPLVDGKPMQLGVGENVEIVAIASQAVFRFVCTVDSVCQMPFHYLVLSKPGVVRRLRERKSVRVRASLPLRFGIDADGTGYESLGLVQSVSAMGMSFAAPWTVGEVGKHIRVAFTLRSKDLETLIETTAIIRNVQPGSTPGDLATHGIEFEKLNQVEQMALKVYVFDRIDDVIFWTSGPK; from the coding sequence ATGCAAACGAGTGAAGCCGCCGTCGACACCGGCGCGGGCGCGCCCACCGAGTCGCGTCAGCTCTCGCCCGACGCCGTGCCCGTCGGCGCGCCGTTGGCGTTCCCGATCGTCGACAGCGACGGCACGCTGCTGTTCGAACGCGGTGCGGTCGTGATCGGCGCGGAAGAGCACCGCTTCCTGTTCCAGCACTTCAGGCCGCAGCGCGGCGACCTGAGCCCGGCCAGCGAAGACGGCTCGGCTGATGCGCTGTCCACGGTAAAACCGGCCGAACCCGATTCGCTCACGCTCAAGGAAATGCACCTGACGATCGGCGCGCTGATCGGCGTGCGCTCGCAGGTCGGCATGGGCGCGCCGATGCATCCGTCGCGCATCATCGGTTTCGCGCCGAACGAGTCGCTGTTCGTCACGCCGCCGCTCGTCGACGGCAAGCCGATGCAGCTGGGCGTCGGCGAAAACGTGGAAATCGTCGCGATCGCGAGCCAGGCAGTGTTCCGCTTCGTTTGCACGGTCGATTCCGTGTGTCAGATGCCGTTCCACTATCTCGTGCTGTCGAAGCCGGGCGTGGTCCGCCGTCTGCGCGAGCGCAAGTCGGTGCGCGTGCGCGCGAGCCTGCCGCTGCGCTTCGGCATCGACGCGGACGGCACCGGCTACGAGAGCCTCGGCCTCGTGCAGAGCGTGAGCGCGATGGGCATGTCGTTCGCGGCGCCGTGGACGGTCGGCGAAGTCGGCAAGCATATCCGTGTGGCGTTCACGCTGCGCTCGAAGGATCTGGAGACGTTGATCGAAACGACGGCGATCATCCGCAACGTGCAGCCCGGCTCGACACCCGGCGATCTGGCGACGCACGGCATCGAGTTCGAGAAGCTCAATCAGGTCGAGCAGATGGCGCTGAAGGTCTACGTGTTCGACCGGATCGACGATGTGATCTTCTGGACGAGCGGACCGAAGTAA
- a CDS encoding OmpA family protein, with protein sequence MKTLKLRGPVLVTLAATLAAAFATPAFADSIASQVQALTPLAQRIADPYRRGVAEGFLEIAERQDSHVLVSRVYNDAANRALGDARFLIDNSAQWQPLYAAKNWPTRDKWVQAIRAIEATNARATASSCKGESAGRLLALTDEVWKEQDETHGTHWVHGWEAIERAKKLSVQVNDELDHCAPPPPPPPADIPLPDKPISLSADALFDFDSAKLKPEGIAAVDELASNLKRAKAIDVITVIGYTDRFGSVAHNRDLSRRRAQAVADALKQRGVDPVHFDVRGAGSTAPVVMCPGPKKAAVIACLAPNRRVEIRVSAQAAASVPDAGMQRASQPAQPLQAPRAQLQPQQPPLPLAQQQLQLRKQWQMQGQMQGQMQGQMQQTAPKQP encoded by the coding sequence ATGAAAACACTCAAACTACGCGGTCCCGTCCTCGTGACGCTCGCCGCGACGCTGGCGGCGGCTTTTGCCACGCCGGCGTTCGCGGACAGCATCGCGAGTCAGGTCCAGGCGCTGACGCCGCTGGCGCAGCGCATCGCCGATCCGTATCGGCGCGGGGTGGCCGAAGGCTTCCTCGAAATCGCGGAGCGGCAGGACAGTCACGTGCTCGTTTCCCGCGTCTACAACGACGCGGCGAACCGTGCGCTCGGCGACGCGCGCTTCCTGATCGACAACAGCGCGCAGTGGCAGCCGTTGTACGCGGCCAAAAACTGGCCGACGCGCGACAAGTGGGTGCAGGCCATCCGTGCGATCGAGGCGACCAATGCGCGTGCTACGGCATCGTCGTGCAAAGGCGAATCGGCAGGGCGTCTGCTTGCGCTGACGGACGAAGTCTGGAAGGAACAGGACGAAACGCACGGCACGCACTGGGTGCACGGCTGGGAGGCGATCGAGCGCGCGAAGAAGCTGAGCGTGCAGGTCAACGACGAGCTCGACCATTGCGCACCGCCGCCGCCGCCTCCGCCCGCCGACATCCCGCTGCCCGACAAGCCGATCTCGCTGTCCGCGGATGCGCTGTTCGATTTCGACAGCGCGAAGCTGAAGCCTGAAGGCATTGCCGCCGTCGACGAACTCGCTTCGAATCTGAAGCGCGCGAAGGCCATCGACGTCATCACCGTGATCGGCTACACGGACCGCTTCGGCTCCGTCGCGCACAACCGCGACCTGTCGCGGCGCCGTGCGCAGGCCGTCGCCGATGCGTTGAAGCAACGCGGTGTCGACCCCGTGCACTTCGACGTGCGCGGCGCGGGTTCGACAGCGCCCGTCGTGATGTGCCCGGGCCCGAAGAAGGCTGCCGTGATCGCCTGTCTCGCACCGAACCGGCGTGTGGAGATCCGCGTGAGCGCGCAGGCGGCCGCCTCCGTGCCTGATGCAGGCATGCAGCGAGCGTCCCAGCCGGCGCAGCCGTTGCAAGCGCCGCGTGCGCAATTGCAACCGCAACAGCCGCCGTTGCCGCTCGCGCAGCAGCAACTGCAGTTGCGCAAGCAATGGCAAATGCAGGGGCAAATGCAGGGGCAAATGCAGGGGCAGATGCAGCAGACGGCGCCGAAGCAGCCGTAA